One Pontibacillus yanchengensis DNA window includes the following coding sequences:
- the mgtE gene encoding magnesium transporter: MEYLEEDERRELWGKIQDALFQDKIDQFRAEFLEMHPYDQAKIFEEQDTDVRMQIYTYLSPEEIAEVMEHIDIEEIEDYFTEMDPRFAAQVLAEISTDDAADILNELDKNKVASFLTIMDKEAASDIKELLYYEEKTAGSIMTTEFVVINANQTVREAMLHLRKEAPDAETIYYIFVIDEDKHLVGVISLRDLIIAEDDWLIAEVMSDRVVSVQVGEDQEEVARLMRDYDFLALPVVDFQNHLLGIITVDDIMDVMEEEASDDYSKLAGVSDLDRPDENAFAAAKKRLPWLVILLFLGMMTASLMGRFEATLNQVAILAVFIPLIAGMAGNTGTQALAVAVRGLATGDHEKDGILKLVMREAGTGLITGTICGILITIIVFLWQGNIFLGMLVGISIMAALIVATLAGAIVPLVMHRLNIDPAVASGPFITTINDIISILIYLGMATTFLSLHLLNS; this comes from the coding sequence ATGGAATACCTTGAAGAAGATGAACGTAGAGAACTTTGGGGGAAAATTCAGGATGCGTTGTTTCAAGATAAGATTGATCAATTTCGTGCTGAATTTCTAGAAATGCATCCATACGACCAAGCAAAAATATTTGAAGAACAAGATACGGATGTACGAATGCAAATTTATACGTACCTCTCGCCTGAAGAAATTGCTGAGGTTATGGAGCATATTGATATTGAAGAAATAGAGGATTATTTTACGGAAATGGATCCTCGATTTGCGGCTCAAGTCCTTGCTGAAATCTCAACGGATGATGCTGCAGATATTTTGAATGAATTAGACAAGAATAAAGTAGCCAGCTTCTTGACGATTATGGACAAGGAAGCGGCATCTGATATTAAAGAACTTTTATACTATGAGGAAAAAACAGCTGGTAGTATCATGACGACCGAATTTGTGGTCATCAATGCCAATCAAACTGTACGAGAAGCCATGCTGCATTTACGTAAGGAAGCGCCTGATGCTGAAACAATTTACTATATATTCGTGATTGATGAGGATAAGCATTTAGTTGGTGTTATCTCACTTCGAGACCTTATCATTGCAGAAGATGATTGGCTTATTGCAGAAGTAATGAGTGATCGTGTCGTTTCTGTCCAAGTAGGGGAAGACCAGGAAGAAGTTGCACGCCTGATGCGTGATTACGATTTCCTTGCCCTTCCTGTGGTTGATTTTCAAAATCATCTACTTGGAATTATTACTGTCGACGATATTATGGACGTTATGGAAGAAGAGGCAAGCGATGACTATTCCAAACTTGCCGGTGTATCTGACTTAGATCGTCCGGATGAGAATGCCTTTGCAGCTGCCAAGAAACGGTTGCCATGGCTGGTCATTCTGCTATTTTTAGGTATGATGACTGCTTCCTTAATGGGGCGCTTTGAAGCGACATTAAATCAGGTAGCAATACTAGCGGTATTTATCCCACTTATTGCCGGCATGGCAGGTAATACAGGCACACAAGCATTAGCGGTAGCTGTTCGTGGACTAGCTACAGGTGACCATGAAAAAGATGGCATTCTAAAACTCGTGATGCGAGAAGCAGGTACAGGATTGATTACGGGAACGATTTGTGGAATTCTCATTACGATTATTGTCTTTTTATGGCAAGGTAATATTTTCCTTGGTATGCTTGTTGGTATTTCCATTATGGCAGCTTTAATTGTCGCTACACTTGCTGGTGCTATCGTACCTCTTGTGATGCACAGGCTTAATATTGATCCAGCAGTTGCCTCTGGTCCGTTTATTACAACGATTAATGACATTATATCCATTTTAATTTATTTAGGAATGGCGACCACATTCTTAAGTTTACATCTCTTGAATTCATAA
- a CDS encoding GTP pyrophosphokinase: MNWEMFLAPYNQAVDELKVKLKGMRAQYEYGSTHSPIEFVTGRVKPIQSILAKTRERNIAYPDLEDEIQDIAGLRVVCQFVDDIYTVVGMLRQRKDFDIIEEKDYVSKKKESGYRSYHVIIEYPVETIQGEKKLLAEVQIRTLAMNFWATNEHSLNYKYSGQIPIEVKARLKKAAEAAFQLDEEMSKIRNEIQEAQAIFRKKNDNEPTDKS, translated from the coding sequence ATGAATTGGGAAATGTTTTTGGCACCTTATAATCAAGCTGTTGATGAATTAAAGGTGAAGTTAAAGGGAATGCGAGCCCAATATGAGTATGGTTCCACACATTCCCCTATTGAATTTGTAACAGGTCGGGTGAAACCAATACAGAGTATATTAGCAAAAACAAGAGAGCGAAATATTGCTTACCCCGATCTTGAAGATGAAATACAAGATATTGCAGGACTTCGAGTCGTTTGCCAATTTGTCGATGATATTTATACAGTAGTAGGTATGCTTCGACAGCGCAAAGACTTTGATATTATCGAAGAGAAAGATTATGTTAGCAAAAAGAAAGAAAGCGGATACCGTTCCTATCATGTTATTATTGAATATCCCGTGGAAACCATACAGGGGGAAAAGAAATTGCTTGCTGAAGTTCAAATTCGTACACTCGCCATGAATTTCTGGGCGACGAATGAACATTCTTTAAATTATAAGTATAGTGGACAAATTCCAATTGAGGTGAAAGCGCGCTTGAAGAAAGCAGCTGAAGCTGCCTTTCAATTAGATGAAGAAATGTCCAAAATACGCAATGAGATCCAAGAAGCACAAGCTATTTTCAGGAAAAAGAATGATAATGAACCAACTGACAAATCCTAA
- the fabI gene encoding enoyl-ACP reductase FabI — translation MNFSLEGRTYVVMGVANKRSIAWGIAQSLHNAGARLIFTYAAERFEKSVRDLAASLEGQDALFYQCDVTDDESITETFQQIQNDVGTIHGLAHCIAFANKDELKGDFLNTSRDGFLTAHNISSYSLTAVARAAQPLMSEGGGIVTLTYLGGERVVPNYNVMGVAKASLDASVKYLAESLGQHSIRVNAISAGPIRTLSAKGVGDFNSILKDIEERAPLRRPTTQDEVGDTAYFLLSDISRGVTGEIIHVDSGFHIIGR, via the coding sequence ATGAATTTTTCATTAGAAGGTCGTACATATGTAGTTATGGGTGTTGCAAATAAGCGTAGTATTGCTTGGGGTATTGCTCAGTCACTTCATAACGCTGGAGCGCGTCTAATTTTCACGTATGCAGCAGAGCGTTTTGAAAAATCAGTTCGTGATCTAGCAGCATCATTGGAAGGACAAGATGCTTTGTTCTATCAGTGTGATGTGACAGATGATGAGAGTATTACGGAAACGTTCCAACAAATCCAAAACGATGTAGGTACAATCCATGGGCTTGCACATTGTATCGCATTCGCGAATAAAGATGAGTTGAAGGGCGATTTCTTAAACACGAGCCGTGACGGCTTCCTAACTGCTCACAACATTAGCTCGTATTCCCTTACTGCAGTGGCAAGAGCTGCACAGCCACTTATGTCAGAAGGCGGAGGCATTGTCACGCTTACGTATCTTGGAGGAGAGCGAGTTGTGCCGAACTATAACGTTATGGGAGTTGCAAAAGCAAGCTTGGATGCTAGTGTGAAGTACTTGGCAGAGAGCCTTGGCCAACATAGCATCCGTGTGAATGCAATTTCAGCAGGGCCGATTCGTACTCTATCCGCTAAAGGTGTTGGCGACTTCAACTCTATCCTAAAAGATATCGAAGAGCGTGCTCCGTTGCGTCGTCCAACAACCCAGGATGAAGTTGGCGATACAGCATACTTCCTATTAAGTGATATTTCACGTGGTGTAACGGGCGAAATCATCCACGTTGATTCTGGCTTCCATATTATTGGACGTTAA
- a CDS encoding RluA family pseudouridine synthase, with product MKWTITKQQEGMLVRNYLHSVRAFSRSMVKVVKFDGAILLNEEPVSVKARLKEGDVLELHFPAEERGPHLHPVDRPIVVLYEDADVLVLHKPAGLATIPSIHHLEDTLSNRIISYYNKKNISYTVHVVTRLDVDTSGIVLIAKHRLAHSILSSKQEKGEIRRTYKAIVTGALADRKGTITAPIGRNYDSLIERKVTPDGREAITHYKVEVETQDYSLVDVRLETGRTHQIRVHFSYLGHPLLGDDLYGGKRDLIERQALHCTSLVFPHPMSGEEIRVNSGMPEDMAGLIRDKREICKEG from the coding sequence GTGAAGTGGACCATTACCAAACAACAAGAAGGGATGCTCGTACGTAACTATCTTCACAGCGTACGAGCATTTTCACGTAGCATGGTGAAAGTGGTGAAATTTGACGGGGCAATCCTTTTGAACGAGGAACCTGTTAGTGTCAAAGCGAGATTAAAGGAGGGGGATGTGCTAGAACTACATTTCCCTGCTGAAGAACGAGGGCCTCACCTACATCCTGTTGATCGTCCAATTGTAGTGTTATATGAGGATGCTGATGTACTGGTGTTACACAAACCTGCAGGGCTTGCCACAATACCTTCTATCCATCACTTGGAGGATACATTGTCGAATCGGATCATTTCATATTACAACAAAAAGAACATTTCCTATACCGTCCATGTCGTTACGAGATTGGACGTCGATACATCAGGTATTGTCCTAATTGCTAAGCATCGACTTGCTCACTCAATCTTGTCTTCCAAGCAAGAAAAGGGTGAGATTCGCCGTACGTATAAAGCCATCGTTACTGGGGCGCTAGCTGATCGAAAAGGAACCATAACTGCCCCAATAGGAAGAAACTACGATTCCCTTATTGAGCGAAAGGTAACTCCTGACGGGCGAGAGGCAATTACTCATTACAAAGTAGAAGTAGAGACTCAAGACTATTCTCTCGTGGATGTTCGTTTGGAAACAGGGCGCACCCATCAAATCCGTGTTCATTTTAGCTATCTAGGTCATCCTCTACTTGGGGATGACTTATATGGTGGGAAGCGCGACCTGATAGAAAGACAGGCTTTACATTGTACTTCACTCGTATTTCCTCACCCAATGAGTGGGGAGGAAATACGAGTGAATTCGGGGATGCCTGAGGATATGGCTGGGCTTATTAGAGATAAGCGTGAAATATGTAAAGAAGGCTGA
- a CDS encoding FtsW/RodA/SpoVE family cell cycle protein, with the protein MNQKNQGFNIDFTLIFIILLLAAVSLFSLYTIEPTLPSKYDGSNFLMKQTQWYILGTILVVSVMFIDYDRFRQFAWVIYGFGVMMLLMLELHIPGFLVHSNNGATSWFKFPFGTVQPGEFMKVFLVIIQSHLIARHHEKRPDYQSVKYDLWLLAKLIGVALPPMALIAKQPDLGTFLVMAAITGALILVSGIRWRILLTILGIIAISAAAFVTIYLLFPLAMEQFLTESDFGHVTGRFYGWLQPEKYEDFGYQLTKAMMAIGSGQLIGKGVMGMQSLNIPERHTDMIFTAIAEQFGFLGASVVVTLFFLLIYRVISTALESNDQFGSYLCVGIIGLFTYQIFQNIGMSIQLLPITGLPLPFLSYGGSSLLTYMLAIGLVLNVRFRTKTYMFD; encoded by the coding sequence ATGAATCAAAAAAACCAAGGCTTTAACATAGATTTTACGTTAATTTTTATTATACTCTTATTGGCTGCTGTTAGCTTATTCTCACTTTATACAATTGAACCGACGTTACCTTCTAAGTATGATGGCTCTAACTTTTTAATGAAGCAAACGCAATGGTACATACTTGGCACCATCTTAGTGGTCTCAGTCATGTTTATTGATTATGACCGCTTCCGACAATTCGCATGGGTCATTTATGGTTTTGGTGTGATGATGTTACTCATGCTTGAACTACACATCCCTGGTTTTCTTGTCCATTCAAACAATGGTGCTACAAGTTGGTTTAAGTTCCCATTCGGGACCGTACAACCCGGGGAATTTATGAAAGTATTTCTTGTTATCATTCAAAGTCATTTAATTGCCCGTCACCATGAAAAGAGACCCGATTATCAAAGTGTTAAATATGATTTATGGTTGTTAGCTAAATTAATTGGTGTTGCACTGCCTCCTATGGCACTTATCGCCAAGCAGCCTGACCTTGGTACGTTTCTTGTTATGGCTGCCATAACAGGAGCTCTTATTCTCGTTTCCGGTATTCGCTGGCGTATCCTATTAACTATTCTTGGAATTATCGCTATTTCTGCAGCAGCGTTCGTAACCATTTATCTACTGTTTCCACTTGCTATGGAGCAATTTTTAACAGAATCCGATTTTGGTCACGTAACAGGCCGGTTTTATGGCTGGCTTCAACCTGAGAAGTACGAAGATTTCGGTTATCAGTTAACAAAAGCGATGATGGCGATTGGCTCCGGTCAATTAATCGGTAAAGGTGTCATGGGGATGCAATCATTAAACATTCCCGAACGCCATACAGACATGATCTTCACAGCCATCGCAGAGCAATTTGGTTTCCTTGGAGCAAGTGTTGTTGTGACATTGTTTTTTTTACTCATTTATCGAGTTATTTCCACAGCTCTAGAAAGTAATGACCAATTTGGTAGTTATTTATGTGTCGGCATCATCGGACTGTTCACGTACCAAATATTCCAGAATATCGGCATGTCTATTCAACTGCTACCAATAACAGGACTTCCCCTCCCTTTTCTTAGTTACGGCGGAAGTTCCTTACTGACCTACATGCTCGCCATAGGATTAGTATTAAACGTTCGCTTTCGAACGAAAACCTATATGTTTGATTAG
- a CDS encoding CYTH domain-containing protein, translated as MSQEIEIEFKNLLEENEYEQLAQTLPFQKEQRFSQTNYYFETNSFDLREKKCALRIRKKNDTWTATLKEPHPKGLLETHDTLTEEEAQGWMNNEPAPAPNIKDRLANFGIDFSSLQFKGALTTERMETEYMDTLIVLDRSHYNNVTDYEFELEAKEKQHGQTVFKDILHQFDIPERETPNKIKRFFQSVT; from the coding sequence ATGTCTCAAGAAATTGAAATAGAATTCAAAAACTTACTAGAAGAAAACGAATATGAACAACTTGCTCAAACCTTACCTTTCCAAAAGGAACAACGTTTTAGTCAGACGAATTATTACTTTGAAACAAATTCCTTCGATTTGCGTGAAAAGAAATGCGCCCTTCGTATTCGCAAAAAAAATGATACGTGGACGGCAACCCTAAAAGAACCTCACCCAAAAGGACTTCTTGAAACGCACGATACGTTAACAGAAGAAGAAGCACAGGGATGGATGAATAATGAACCTGCTCCTGCTCCAAACATTAAGGACCGACTTGCTAATTTTGGCATTGACTTCTCCTCTCTTCAATTCAAAGGTGCTTTGACGACAGAACGTATGGAGACAGAATACATGGATACCCTTATTGTATTAGACCGCAGTCACTATAATAATGTAACGGATTATGAGTTTGAGTTAGAAGCAAAGGAAAAACAACATGGACAAACTGTCTTCAAAGACATTCTTCATCAATTTGATATACCAGAACGTGAGACACCAAATAAAATTAAACGATTCTTCCAATCTGTAACATAA
- the prpE gene encoding bis(5'-nucleosyl)-tetraphosphatase PrpE has translation MKVDIIGDVHGCFNELFTLFQKLGYTIKDGVPEHEDGRTPIFVGDLPDRGPESLKVIHFVYELVVKHQRGHYVPGNHDNKLYRFFKGNNVQQKHGLETTVAEYEALPSDQQEKIKQRFMELYEHSPLYHVLPEANLVVAHAGIREDMIGHEDKKVHTFVLYGDITGEFHENGMPVRRDWAGEYGGDRWIVYGHTPVRTPRFKNKTVNIDTGCVFGGALSAFRLPEEEIISVPSKQPEVPEKFRTFDD, from the coding sequence ATGAAAGTTGATATCATTGGTGATGTTCATGGTTGTTTTAATGAGTTATTTACATTATTTCAAAAGCTAGGCTACACAATTAAAGACGGTGTGCCTGAACATGAGGATGGGCGTACACCCATCTTTGTCGGAGATTTACCTGATCGGGGTCCCGAATCGTTAAAAGTCATTCACTTTGTATATGAACTTGTCGTAAAGCACCAAAGAGGTCATTATGTACCAGGGAACCACGACAATAAATTGTACCGCTTTTTCAAAGGGAATAATGTACAACAAAAACATGGGCTAGAAACAACGGTTGCCGAATATGAAGCGCTCCCATCTGATCAACAGGAAAAAATTAAACAACGGTTTATGGAGCTTTATGAGCATTCCCCTTTGTATCATGTACTCCCAGAAGCCAACCTGGTTGTCGCTCATGCTGGCATCCGTGAAGATATGATTGGACATGAGGATAAAAAAGTCCATACCTTTGTGCTATATGGAGATATAACGGGAGAATTCCACGAAAACGGTATGCCTGTTCGTCGTGATTGGGCAGGAGAATACGGAGGAGATCGGTGGATTGTGTATGGTCATACTCCAGTACGAACACCCCGCTTCAAAAATAAAACGGTCAATATCGATACTGGCTGTGTATTTGGTGGAGCCTTGTCAGCATTCCGACTTCCAGAAGAAGAAATCATTTCCGTTCCATCAAAGCAACCTGAAGTACCAGAGAAATTTCGAACATTTGATGATTAA
- a CDS encoding globin codes for MTNYEGTVYDAIGGSATIHLLVEAFYERVGKHPDLAPIFPEDLTETARKQKQFLSQFLGGPAYYTEEHGHPMLRARHLPFEITPTRKDAWLSCMNEALEEAGVEEPYRSAIFERLTYTAHHMMNTPEDGKGEST; via the coding sequence ATGACGAATTATGAAGGAACGGTTTATGATGCAATAGGTGGCTCAGCTACCATTCATCTTTTGGTCGAAGCGTTTTATGAACGTGTGGGAAAACACCCAGATTTAGCCCCCATCTTCCCGGAAGATTTAACAGAAACAGCTCGTAAACAAAAACAATTTTTATCACAATTCTTAGGTGGGCCTGCGTATTATACAGAGGAGCATGGACATCCTATGCTAAGAGCTAGACATTTACCGTTTGAAATCACCCCTACTCGTAAAGACGCATGGCTCTCATGCATGAATGAGGCGTTAGAGGAAGCTGGGGTAGAAGAACCTTATCGAAGTGCTATTTTTGAACGATTAACTTATACAGCACATCACATGATGAATACACCAGAAGATGGGAAAGGAGAATCCACGTGA
- a CDS encoding ClpXP adapter SpxH family protein — MSWHMTRESNNTKPSTSQFGFFDLLKKPVEIYVFIDPLCPECWSLEPYIKKLTIEYGRYFTIRPIISGKLTSLNSESFQKPEDLAKGWEKVASRTGMSCDGDLWLENPVSSPWLAALGIKAAELQGRKAGMRFLRKLQEYLFLNKQNISNEDVLISCAEDVKLDVEEFKRDLHSDSAKRALQCDLKLTREMEVDQIPAIVLFNQEEEEEGIKITGLYPYPIYVEVLQEMLQKKPSPASKPDIEEFLKHYGLVASREISEVYDWSEAKTKCEMKKLLLKQKVEQHPAKYDMFWRYVDQ, encoded by the coding sequence GTGAGCTGGCATATGACTAGGGAATCAAACAACACGAAACCATCAACATCCCAGTTTGGTTTTTTCGACCTGTTAAAAAAACCAGTTGAGATTTATGTATTTATCGATCCCTTATGTCCTGAATGCTGGTCTCTAGAGCCATATATAAAAAAGCTTACGATTGAGTATGGGAGATACTTTACAATCCGACCAATCATTAGTGGAAAATTAACTTCCTTAAACTCAGAATCATTTCAAAAACCAGAGGACTTAGCAAAAGGTTGGGAAAAAGTAGCTTCCCGAACTGGTATGAGTTGTGATGGTGATTTATGGTTAGAAAATCCTGTCTCGTCTCCATGGCTCGCGGCATTGGGAATCAAAGCTGCAGAATTACAAGGTCGGAAAGCTGGGATGAGATTTCTACGCAAACTACAGGAATATTTATTCTTAAATAAACAAAATATCTCAAACGAAGATGTACTCATCTCTTGCGCAGAAGATGTTAAGCTGGATGTAGAAGAATTCAAGCGTGATTTACACTCTGATTCTGCTAAACGCGCGTTACAATGTGACTTAAAATTGACTCGTGAAATGGAAGTAGATCAAATACCAGCAATTGTTCTCTTTAACCAAGAGGAAGAGGAAGAAGGCATTAAAATTACTGGACTTTATCCTTATCCTATTTATGTAGAAGTGCTACAAGAAATGTTACAGAAAAAACCTTCTCCTGCTTCCAAACCAGATATTGAAGAATTCCTAAAACACTATGGCCTGGTAGCAAGCCGCGAAATCTCGGAAGTATATGACTGGTCTGAAGCCAAAACAAAATGCGAGATGAAGAAACTTCTACTCAAACAAAAAGTCGAACAACACCCAGCTAAGTATGATATGTTTTGGCGGTATGTCGATCAGTAA
- a CDS encoding NAD kinase, with the protein MKFALTSKGDSVSDEILAKMKNYLTEFNLVIDEDEPDLVISIGGDGTLLEAFHTYIHRLDKTAFIGVHTGHLGFYADWMPKELEKLIIEVARTPFQVVEYPLLEITIRPKGDEPEDRFLALNECSVKTAEGSVVLDVEIKGEHFETFRGDGLCISTPSGSTAYNKALGGAIIHPSLEAIQIAEMASINNRVFRTIGSPLILPKHHTCMLKPKHEKSFLITLDHITRRYADVKSIQCRVAKEKVRFARFRPFPFWKRVHDSFVADDE; encoded by the coding sequence ATGAAGTTTGCGCTTACTTCCAAAGGCGATTCTGTCTCCGATGAAATTTTAGCTAAAATGAAAAATTATTTAACCGAATTTAACCTTGTCATCGATGAGGATGAACCTGATTTGGTTATTTCAATAGGTGGGGATGGGACGCTTTTAGAAGCGTTCCACACGTATATACACCGCCTAGATAAGACAGCATTTATTGGTGTACATACCGGTCATTTAGGCTTTTATGCGGATTGGATGCCGAAGGAACTCGAAAAGTTAATTATCGAAGTGGCTCGTACCCCGTTTCAGGTAGTCGAATATCCGTTATTAGAAATTACAATTCGACCTAAAGGGGACGAACCAGAGGATCGTTTTCTAGCCTTAAATGAATGCTCCGTGAAAACGGCAGAAGGTTCCGTGGTGCTCGATGTTGAAATAAAAGGGGAACATTTTGAAACGTTCCGTGGAGATGGACTATGTATTTCGACTCCATCTGGTAGTACTGCCTATAATAAGGCCTTAGGTGGAGCGATCATTCACCCTTCACTAGAAGCGATTCAGATTGCGGAGATGGCATCCATTAACAACCGTGTCTTCCGTACGATTGGGTCACCACTGATTTTACCGAAGCATCATACATGCATGTTAAAGCCAAAGCATGAAAAGAGCTTTTTAATCACACTAGACCACATAACACGCCGCTATGCTGATGTGAAGTCCATTCAGTGCAGAGTGGCGAAAGAAAAAGTACGTTTTGCGCGTTTTCGTCCCTTCCCGTTCTGGAAACGAGTACATGATTCTTTCGTAGCGGATGATGAATAA
- a CDS encoding monovalent cation:proton antiporter family protein, which produces MEHGSASVTSLVIVILAAFITPILLHRFKLRTVPIVVAEIIVGLIIGKSGFDLIESGMWLETLSTLGFIFLMFLSGLEIDFSAFAGGQKKEKTAKGNFAPNPLKIASSMFVVILLLSLGMSYLFVVFDFIDNVFLMTLIISTISLGVVVPTLKDAGMMKTHIGQIVLLVTVIADLTTMILLAVFVSIYGGEESGSMWLLLILFGAGVLIYFVGKRFREQSFVQTMSKGTVQIDTRAIFTIIMVLVGISETVGAENILGAFLAGVIVALLSPNQEMVKRLDSFGYGFLIPIFFVMVGVGIDIPTLFQDSKILLLMPLLFLALVIAKMVPSLMLRRWYSWKEVFASGSILTAKLSLVIAAATIGEEMGLITTRMEGALILVSVISCLIAPVIFKKLYNQDEEETEYNYTVSFIGSNRMTLPVVRELDPKLYETHLYHTKVEKVDERISNSCFEINDVESYDVDDLHGQGIFDVDVLVVSTGDEQQNAVIAKYAKDRGVERVIARAETSELNNELKAYGVEVFSVFLSSKALLKAMIVAPNSVDLLTKQESQLYQINMNNPRYDGMYLRNFPFTGDVIMVRIFRDKDSIVPHGDTELKMDDRLIVTGSSEYVEELRMDLEFCEMC; this is translated from the coding sequence ATGGAACACGGTTCCGCATCTGTAACATCGCTAGTGATAGTTATCCTAGCCGCTTTTATTACTCCTATTCTGCTGCATCGATTTAAGCTTCGAACAGTACCAATTGTCGTAGCTGAAATTATCGTAGGATTGATTATCGGAAAAAGTGGTTTCGACCTCATTGAATCCGGTATGTGGTTGGAAACCTTATCAACATTAGGCTTTATCTTCTTAATGTTCCTAAGTGGACTTGAAATAGACTTCTCAGCATTTGCAGGAGGACAGAAAAAGGAAAAGACCGCGAAAGGGAATTTTGCCCCTAATCCGTTGAAAATAGCCTCTTCGATGTTCGTTGTAATTTTGCTGTTATCTTTAGGGATGTCGTATCTATTTGTTGTATTTGATTTTATTGATAACGTCTTCCTTATGACACTGATTATCTCCACCATTTCTCTAGGGGTTGTCGTACCAACGCTTAAGGACGCAGGGATGATGAAAACCCATATCGGGCAAATCGTATTGCTCGTTACCGTTATTGCTGACTTAACCACAATGATTCTATTAGCTGTTTTCGTTTCTATTTACGGAGGCGAAGAGAGTGGAAGCATGTGGCTACTGCTCATTTTATTTGGAGCGGGCGTATTGATTTATTTCGTTGGAAAGAGATTTCGTGAGCAATCATTCGTTCAAACGATGTCAAAAGGAACAGTCCAAATTGACACACGAGCGATTTTTACCATCATTATGGTGCTCGTAGGGATCTCTGAAACAGTTGGAGCAGAAAACATTCTCGGTGCTTTCCTTGCTGGTGTTATAGTCGCACTCCTTTCACCAAATCAAGAGATGGTCAAGCGTCTGGACAGCTTCGGCTATGGCTTCTTGATTCCAATCTTCTTTGTAATGGTTGGGGTCGGCATAGATATTCCAACGCTATTCCAGGATTCAAAAATCTTGCTATTGATGCCGCTACTATTTTTAGCCTTGGTCATTGCTAAGATGGTACCTTCTTTAATGCTAAGACGCTGGTACTCCTGGAAAGAAGTCTTCGCTAGCGGATCGATCTTAACAGCCAAACTTTCTCTAGTAATTGCAGCTGCAACCATTGGTGAAGAAATGGGGCTGATTACTACGAGAATGGAAGGGGCATTGATCCTCGTTTCCGTTATCTCATGTCTGATTGCACCGGTTATCTTCAAGAAACTATACAATCAGGACGAGGAAGAAACAGAATATAATTATACCGTCTCCTTTATTGGTTCCAATCGAATGACGCTACCAGTTGTTCGAGAGTTAGATCCGAAGCTATATGAAACTCATCTGTATCACACGAAAGTAGAGAAAGTTGATGAACGGATCTCCAACTCTTGCTTTGAAATCAATGATGTTGAGAGTTACGATGTCGACGACCTCCACGGACAAGGCATTTTTGATGTCGATGTTCTTGTCGTTTCCACCGGGGACGAACAACAAAATGCTGTCATTGCAAAATATGCAAAAGATCGAGGCGTTGAACGTGTCATCGCCCGTGCCGAAACATCTGAGTTAAATAATGAATTGAAAGCTTATGGAGTAGAAGTGTTCTCTGTATTCCTATCCTCCAAAGCACTATTAAAGGCGATGATTGTCGCACCAAACTCAGTCGATCTATTAACAAAACAAGAAAGCCAGCTATACCAAATCAACATGAACAATCCAAGGTACGATGGTATGTATTTACGCAACTTCCCTTTCACAGGAGATGTGATCATGGTTCGGATCTTCCGTGATAAAGATTCCATCGTACCACATGGCGATACCGAACTGAAAATGGACGACCGTTTGATTGTGACCGGCTCTTCAGAATACGTGGAAGAATTGCGCATGGATCTTGAGTTCTGCGAGATGTGCTAA